From the genome of Peptoniphilus sp. ING2-D1G:
TTCATTCTTGGCTTTTAAACTCATTTTCCACATCATTTTCCCCATGGACAATGGGAATCGGTAACAAATCAGCATTTGAATTTTTTGCATCAAGGAGTGGCAAATCAGATAGTCTTTGGACCAGATATGGTCAGCTAATCCTCTGCCTACCCTCCCGGCATCGACCATAAATTCTTGGGGAATGGCAAGCCCTGAAGATGACACGGTCTTAGTTAAAGGTGGATGCATAATATGGAAGCTTATATTGTATGCTTGATTTTCAATAGCCAAACACTTGGCGAGAGATTCAATGGCCCCCTTGGATGAAGCGTAGGGGGAAATATTGCCATAGCCGGTGACTCCGACTCCCGAACTCGTAAAGATTATTCTGCCTTTCCGAGCGCTTCTCATGACAGGTAGGAC
Proteins encoded in this window:
- a CDS encoding SDR_c (SDRs are a functionally diverse family of oxidoreductases that have a single domain with a structurally conserved Rossmann fold (alpha/beta folding pattern with a central beta-sheet), an NAD(P)(H)-binding region, and a structurally diverse C-terminal region. Classical SDRs are typically about 250 residues long, while extended SDRs are approximately 350 residues. Sequence identity between different SDR enzymes are typically in the 15-30% range, but the enzymes share the Rossmann fold NAD-binding motif and characteristic NAD-binding and catalytic sequence patterns. These enzymes catalyze a wide range of activities including the metabolism of steroids, cofactors, carbohydrates, lipids, aromatic compounds, and amino acids, and act in redox sensing. Classical SDRs have an TGXXX[AG]XG cofactor binding motif and a YXXXK active site motif, with the Tyr residue of the active site motif serving as a critical catalytic residue (Tyr-151, human prostaglandin dehydrogenase (PGDH) numbering). In addition to the Tyr and Lys, there is often an upstream Ser (Ser-138, PGDH numbering) and/or an Asn (Asn-107, PGDH numbering) contributing to the active site; while substrate binding is in the C-terminal region, which determines specificity. The standard reaction mechanism is a 4-pro-S hydride transfer and proton relay involving the conserved Tyr and Lys, a water molecule stabilized by Asn, and nicotinamide. Extended SDRs have additional elements in the C-terminal region, and typically have a TGXXGXXG cofactor binding motif. Complex (multidomain) SDRs such as ketoreductase domains of fatty acid synthase have a GGXGXXG NAD(P)-binding motif and an altered active site motif (YXXXN). Fungal type ketoacyl reductases have a TGXXXGX(1-2)G NAD(P)-binding motif. Some atypical SDRs have lost catalytic activity and/or have an unusual NAD(P)-binding motif and missing or unusual active site residues. Reactions catalyzed within the SDR family include isomerization, decarboxylation, epimerization, C=N bond reduction, dehydratase activity, dehalogenation, Enoyl-CoA reduction, and carbonyl-alcohol oxidoreduction; High confidence in function and specificity), giving the protein MATILIVGANQGIGYYMAKRLLELNHQLAILDINIDQLEDLKQRYPGKLLSVVADAKDENSIRAGVEETLVKFNSIDCAIHNACLCSFDSEPDSDYALYKQVMDINYFGALRLAKLVLPVMRSARKGRIIFTSSGVGVTGYGNISPYASSKGAIESLAKCLAIENQAYNISFHIMHPPLTKTVSSSGLAIPQEFMVDAGRVGRGLADHIWSKDYLICHSLMQKIQMLICYRFPLSMGKMMWKMSLKAKNENQN